Proteins from a single region of Oreochromis niloticus isolate F11D_XX linkage group LG7, O_niloticus_UMD_NMBU, whole genome shotgun sequence:
- the nup155 gene encoding nuclear pore complex protein Nup155, which yields MPSPAGPSSPAAALAEALENSSRLIDRHLQDDRYFPDLSELLGVPSHNMPSLSGVSDMDYPLQGPGLLSVPNLPELSAVRRVPLPPELVEQFSHMQFNCMMGVFPEISRAWLTIDNDIFMWNYEDGGDVAYFDGLIETILAVGLVKPKQGILQPHIHYLLVLATSVDVVILGLSFPKSQAGLNDSMSGGMQLLPDPLFSIPTDNTYILSITSTDLGRIFMAGKDGCLYEIAYQAEAGWLSQRCRKINHSKSSLSFLIPSVLQFSFSEDDPIVQIAIDNSRNTLFTRSEKGVLQVYDLGADGQGMSRVATMSQSSIVAAAGNIARTIDRSVFKPIVQISVIDRSESSDCHLLAVTHAGVRLYFSTTPFAPPHQKNVAVRPSLLALVHVRLPPGFSASSTLQKPSKVHKALHSKGVLLMAASETEDSDILWCINHDSFPFKKPLMETQMMSNVDGHSWALCAINEERPAKIFTPLNKDHIPITSSPVVVQQHNIPPQKFVLLSAKGSHIFQKLRPVDQLRHLLVSCAGGESEEIERFFKLHREEQACATALILACSSAACDREVSQWATRAFFRYGGEAQMRFPAALASPSTVGPVMSSPAPGVIPPALATPFAPMHSGSAPITPMSAGPEVIFSGKHNGICIYFARILGNIWDGSLAVEKTISKGNQTVSILESSVNSFDVESVLHELCGLQEFLDKNSQFSPSSLGAASSPANLQQRLLGFMRPDGASSQQVQQELQRKYHTKAQVYEKVSLQAIQQLVHRSYQTLALWKLLCDHQFSLIMSELPKEFQEQMKGASFKDVVIRGKELSGALITGLINVYIKDNASVDAISNHLRDICPLLYSSDDSVCSKANEMLQSSKQIQNKADKERTLRESLRLYQQISQHTDLPLVCSQYRQVRFYEGILELCLTAAEKKDPQRLGPHFYKNGEPEQDRVGQQAFQERLSCYKCITDTMQELVNQSKAAPQSPSVPKQPGPPVMTSDPNMLSNEEATAHFEQMLGLAQRSQDELFHIALYNWLIQADLTDKLLEVNSPYLEEHLMHMIKQDQSKVHNMDLLWRYYEKNRNFGKAAHVLARLADMHSTEISLKQRLEYIARAILSAKSSSSISAQASDGEFLHELEEKMELVRIQVQIQETLIRQYSHHPSVKNVISQLDSELMDITKLYGEFADHFKLSECKLAIIHCAGHSDPILVHSLWQEILEKELEDTVAMSPVDRMRSLNLKLVSLGKIYAGTPRYFPLEFLVKFLEQEVCRLNWDVGFVTSTMQEIGVQLPRLLEVYDQLLKTRDPCWQRLRKPLHLVECIHVLLSGYVEDPSRVPTYDRRRFTNVCLDNICGYLVELQSLSPNSVLQQTIGNFKSLQAKLEKLH from the exons ATGCCGTCCCCCGCTGGACCCAGCAGCCCCGCCGCTGCGCTCGCTGAAGCCCTGGAGAACTCCTCCCGACTCATCGACAGACACCTGCAGGATGACCGATACTTTCCCGACCTGTCAGAACTGCTCGGAGTCCCCTCACACA ATATGCCGTCCCTCTCCGGGGTGTCAGATATGGACTACCCACTCCAGGGGCCTGGTTTACTCAGTGTGCCTAACCTGCCAGAGCTCAGTGCAGTCCGCCGAGTccctctgccacctgagcttgTGGAGCAATTCAGCC ACATGCAGTTCAATTGCATGATGGGAGTTTTCCCTGAAATTTCTCGAGCGTGGCTTACAATCGACAATGACATCTTTATGTGGAATTACGAAGATGG AGGAGACGTGGCCTATTTTGATGGCCTGATTGAAACTATTTTGGCAGTCGGCCTAGTAAAACCAAAACAAG GGATTTTACAGCCACACATTCACTACCTCTTAGTATTGGCCACTTCTGTGGACGTGGTCATCCTTGGGCTCAGTTTCCCCAAAAGTCAAGCTG GGTTGAATGACAGCATGTCTGGTGGGATGCAGCTGCTACCAGACCCCCTGTTCTCAATCCCCACAGACAACACCTACATCCTGTCCATCACCTCCACAGATCTGGGACGCATCTTTATGGCAGGAAAGGACGGCTGTCTCTATGAGATCGCTTACCAGGCTGAGGCAGGCTGGCTGAGCCAACGCTGCAGAAAAATCAACCACTCTAAGAGCTCTCTGTCTTTCCTAATCCCTTCTGTGCTTCAGTTCTCCTTCTCTGAAGATG ATCCCATTGTGCAGATTGCAATCGATAACTCTCGTAACACACTTTTCACACGCTCAGAAAAAGGTGTCCTTCAG GTGTATGACCTGGGTGCTGACGGGCAAGGAATGAGTCGTGTGGCAACAATGTCACAGAGTTCAATTGTTGCGGCTGCTGGAAACATTGCCAG GACAATAGATCGTTCAGTCTTCAAACCCATCGTACAGATCTCTGTGATTGACAGATCAGAGTCCTCAGATTGCCATCTGCTCGCCGTCACCCACGCAG gtgtGCGTCTCTACTTCAGCACTACACCTTTTGCGCCTCCGCACCAGAAGAACGTTGCAGTGCGACCTAGTTTGCTAGCTTTGGTACATGTCCGCCTTCCTCCAGGTTTTTCTGCCTCCTCTACCCTCCAGAAACCCTCCAAAGTACATAAGGCACTACACAGCAAAG GTGTTCTTCTTATGGCCGCTTCTGAGACAGAGGACAGCGACATTCTGTGGTGCATCAATCACGACTCCTTTCCATTCAAGAAGCCCTTAATGGAGACACAG ATGATGTCTAACGTGGATGGACACTCTTGGGCTCTTTGTGCCATTAATGAAGAGCGACCGGCCAAGATTTTTACTCCTCTGAACAAGGACCATATCCCCATCACCAGTTCTCCTGTGGTGGTCCAGCAGCACAACATCCCTCCACAGAAGTTTGTCCTCCTCTCTGCAAAG GGGAGTCATATTTTTCAAAAGCTGAGACCAGTGGATCAGCTCCGTCACCTCCTGGTGAGCTGTGCTGGAGGGGAAAGTGAAGAAATTGAACGCTTCTTCAAGCTCCACCGG GAGGAGCAGGCTTGTGCCACAGCCTTAATCCTCGCTTGCTCCAGTGCTGCTTGCGACAGagaggtttcacaatgggccaCCAGAGCCTTCTTCAG ATATGGAGGAGAAGCACAGATGAGATTTCCTGCAGCCTTGGCATCACCCAGTACTGTTGGGCCTGTGATGAGCTCTCCAGCACCGG GTGTTATACCCCCAGCACTGGCCACACCCTTTGCACCAATGCATTCTGGCTCTGCCCCCATCACACCTATGTCAGCTGGCCCTGAAGTGATTTTCTCCGGGAAGCACAACGGCATTTGCATCTACTTCGCACGCATTCTCGG AAATATTTGGGATGGCAGCCTTGCTGTCGAGAAAACTATCAGCAAAGGGAATCAGACTGTCAGTATT TTGGAAAGCAGTGTTAATTCATTTGATGTGGAGTCAGTCCTTCATGAGCTCTGCGGCTTGCAGGAGTTTCTGGATAAAAACTCTCAGTTCAGTCCCTCCTCTCTCGGTGCTGCAAG CTCCCCTGCCAACCTGCAGCAAAGGCTGCTGGGATTCATGCGTCCTGATGGAGCCAGCTCTCAGCAGGTTCAGCAGGAACTCCAGAGGAAATATCACA CCAAGGCTCAAGTCTATGAGAAAGTGTCCCTGCAGGCCATCCAGCAGTTAGTGCATCGCTCATATCAGACTCTGGCCCTCTGGAAGCTTCTCTGTGATCATCAGTTCAGCCTCATTATGTCTGAGCTGCCAAAG GAGTTTCAAGAGCAGATGAAGGGAGCAAGTTTTAAAGATGTTGTGATAAGAGGCAAGGAGTTATCTGGAGCGCTCATCACAGGACTCATTAATGTCTACATCAAAGATAACGCCTCCGTGGATGCTATCAGCAATCACCTGCGCGACATCTGTccgctgctgtacagcagcGATGACAGCGTTTGCTCCAAG GCTAATGAGATGCTGCAGAGCTCCAAGCAGATCCAGAATAAAGCAGATAAAGAGAGAACACTGAGAGAGTCTTTACGGCTCTACCAACAGATCAGCCAGCACACAGACCTCCCACTTGTTTGCTCCCAGTACAGACAGG TGCGTTTTTACGAGGGAATCCTGGAGTTGTGCCTCACTGCGGCAGAGAAGAAGGATCCACAGAGGCTAGGGCCTCATTTCTACAAGAATGGAGAACCTGAGCAGGACAGAGTGGGACAGCAGGCCTTCCAGGAAAG ACTTTCATGTTATAAGTGCATCACAGACACCATGCAGGAGCTGGTGAACCAGAGCAAAGCTGCCCCACAGTCCCCCAGTGTCCCTAAACAGCCCGGACCTCCTgtcatgacctctgaccccaaCATGCTCAGCAATGAAGAAGCGACAGCTCAT TTTGAGCAGATGCTGGGTTTGGCCCAGAGGTCTCAGGACGAGCTGTTTCACATCGCGCTCTACAACTGGCTGATTCAGGCCGACCTGACTGACAAGCTGCTCGAG GTGAATTCTCCATACTTGGAAGAACATCTGATGCATATGATCAAGCAGGACCAGAGTAAAGTTCATAATATGGACCTCCTGTGGCGCTACTACGAGAAGAATCGTAACTTTGGCAAAGCCGCCCACGTACTGGCCCGCCTTGCCGACATGCACAG CACGGAGATCTCACTGAAGCAGCGTTTGGAGTACATCGCTCGAGCCATCCTGTCTGCGAAGAGTTCATCCTCCATCTCAGCTCAGGCATCTGATGGAGAGTTCCTCCATGAGCTGGAAGAGAAGATGGAG CTTGTGCGTATCCAAGTGCAGATACAGGAAACCCTGATCAGACAGTACTCCCATCATCCCTCTGTGAAAAATGTCATCTCTCAGTTGGACTCGGAGCTAATGGACATCACAAAG CTCTACGGAGAGTTTGCCGATCATTTCAAATTGTCTGAATGCAAACTGGCCATCATTCACTGCGCTGGACACTCTGACCCGATCCTGGTGCACTCGCTGTGGCAGGAGATCTTGGAGAAAG AACTGGAAGATACTGTGGCCATGAGTCCAGTGGATAGAATGAGGTCTCTTAATCTGAAGCTGGTATCGCTTGGAAAGATTTATGCTGGAACACCGAGATATTTCCCTTTGG AGTTTCTAGTAAAGTTCCTGGAGCAGGAGGTTTGCCGGCTCAACTGGGATGTGGGATTCGTTACATCTACCATGCAGGAGATTGGGGTGCAGTTGCCACGTCTGTTGGAGGTCTATGACCAGCTCCTCAAAACTCGG GATCCTTGCTGGCAACGCCTGAGGAAACCGCTTCATTTAGTGGAGTGTATTCATGTGCTTCTCTCAGGATATGTAGAagaccccagcagggtaccaaCTTATGACAG acGTCGCTTCACTAACGTGTGTCTTGACAACATCTGTGGTTACCTCGTGGAGCTGCAGTCCCTGAGCCCAAACTCTGTCCTTCAACAAACCATCGGCAACTTCAAGTCCCTTCAGGCAAAGCTGGAGAAACTCCACTGA
- the ora5 gene encoding rhodopsin — MEELIESIIRGLMFIAGILGNNWLAICSLPRHKSSIRTNEVLFINLAISNLITNYLVDLPDTMADFAGRWFLGETYCGVFCFCAGLSETSSIFTTFFISVFWHQKLVGSLKRGGAPVQMDSLCLVGCLLAGSWTVAVVFSVPHFFFFTLEGANDSHEDCIEIFPNPNARQTYEAIYLTLANALPMAGIVFASAQIVITLLQNHQRIRSHNSDQTKEMVKEERKRFESKRNKASVSIISGPTSSKDLRDSTSTNHIYTGVPAPSSPNRQPSGHSLRNAPQNCSVGAQPNLSRPSQIPSKPHPNSSTQVRAAKSVVAVASVVLVCWLTHLLLHITNNIHTSSIVVEVSSYIAASYTCIIPYIFLHGVKKLTCSSKR; from the coding sequence ATGGAAGAGTTGATTGAATCCATCATCAGAGGACTCATGTTTATTGCAGGGATCCTGGGAAACAACTGGCTGGCTATATGCTCCCTGCCCAGGCACAAATCCAGCATCCGCACAAACGAGGTCCTTTTCATCAATCTGGCCATCTCCAACCTCATCACCAACTACCTGGTGGACCTGCCTGACACCATGGCAGATTTTGCTGGGCGATGGTTCCTGGGGGAGACCTACTGCGGAGTGTTTTGCTTCTGTGCCGGCCTCTCTGAAACCAGCAGCATCTTCACAACCTTCTTCATCAGTGTTTTCTGGCACCAGAAGCTGGTCGGCTCCCTGAAACGAGGCGGCGCACCGGTGCAGATGGACAGCCTGTGCCTCGTGGGCTGTCTGCTTGCTGGGAGCTGGACGGTGGCTGTGGTTTTCAGCGTCccacacttcttcttcttcacactGGAGGGGGCAAATGACAGCCATGAAGACTGCATAGAGATCTTCCCTAATCCAAATGCTAGGCAAACATATGAAGCAATTTATTTAACCCTGGCTAACGCTTTACCTATGGCTGGGATTGTATTCGCCAGCGCCCAGATTGTCATCACTCTGCTTCAAAACCACCAACGTATAAGGAGTCATAACTCTGATCAAACCAAGGAGATGGTTAAAGAGGAACGAAAGAGGTTTGAGAGCAAACGCAACAAGGCGTCAGTCAGCATCATCTCTGGTCCAACCAGCTCAAAAGATCTCAGAGATTCTACATCTACAAACCACATTTATACAGGTGTGCCTGCTCCTTCCTCTCCAAACCGCCAGCCATCGGGCCATAGTCTCCGCAACGCTCCCCAGAACTGCAGCGTTGGAGCTCAGCCAAATCTCTCGAGGCCCTCTCAGATACCATCTAAACCCCATCCGAACTCGAGCACTCAGGTGAGAGCGGCCAAGAGCGTGGTGGCTGTAGCCAGCGTGGTGCTGGTATGCTGGCTGACTCATTTGCTTCTGCACATTACTAACAACATCCACACTTCATCAATAGTAGTGGAGGTGTCCAGCTACATCGCAGCCTCCTACACGTGCATCATTCCCTACATCTTCCTGCACGGAGTGAAAAAACTCACTTGCTCATCCAAAAGATAA
- the zdhhc8a gene encoding probable palmitoyltransferase ZDHHC8 isoform X1 encodes MPASGADSLKPSAFIPVCTAACLLVGSSSLFFVFTCPWLAVTICPAVPPCCAVLFLFVLANFTMATFMDAGVLPMASEDEDKDDEFRAPLYKNVNVKGVQVRMKWCASCHFYRPPRCSHCSICDHCVEDFDHHCPWVNNCIGRRNYRYFFLFLLSLTFHMIGVFTFGLIYILHHMDELWKLHCTVTLVVISISGLFLIPVLGLTGFHLYLVSRGRTTNEQVTGKFQGGVNPFTRGCCNNLEHLVCSPISPKYTARPCRKAVIHIQPPFLRPEIDRQMPVKVRGNGIQSLQNKQTSTGAVKLSDIKQPKTPPPLPPKPDHGLLKSQVAAMDDPGHHNKTVLPASIPTVPQLRPVLEAISRGSSPVPPEQLLKTSDQQGSNKGPDLHSESKGSPVRCSQQASLPVQPSLQTSTVSSSLQLNSLPLNSRSLTLKHTSRSGSKSQLPAMHADNLESSPLPGILSSSSLLANHNTSSSSISYDNLIPADPQVMAQRGAAPVSYPHHFMTLGTDGNLQRSHPRTYSPVFMGISRQSPQPRDPSPSLQGLTSRDASPSFQGFIQRVPSPAFQGLLPRDLASQSVMSRDVPPLGLAMRDAASQSPRGSLRDLIPPDMTPPLSAAARYDNFSKAIMASIQERRELEERERMLRRPARTQVLFGPDMGIYDIPSRRSLPPDNIRPPGSRGPTPPAYGSREFLMSTGVLGYNIRTSPLSSSSTSSLTHGPKTSSSPLQNSSSSLQSRGRSSSPAYYPPERPAPGFPSSTSTLPRFSSSSTSSAPLYASYANTKRSSLPYSGEGKDSVTLGALK; translated from the exons ATGCCCGCCAGCGGCGCCGACTCGCTGAAACCCAGCGCCTTCATCCCGGTGTGCACGGCCGCCTGCCTCCTGGTCGGCTCTTCCTCCCTGTTCTTCGTCTTCAC GTGCCCGTGGCTGGCTGTGACCATCTGCCCTGCGGTGCCACCATGCTGTGCCGTCCTTTTCCTTTTCGTGCTGGCCAACTTTACCATGGCAACCTTTATGGATGCTGGCGTGCTCCCAATGG CCAGCGAGGATGAAGACAAGGATGATGAGTTCCGCGCTCCGCTGTACAAGAACGTGAACGTGAAGGGCGTCCAGGTGCGGATGAAGTGGTGCGCGTCCTGCCATTTCTACAGACCTCCACGCTGCTCCCACTGCAGCATCTGTGATCACTGTGTGGAG GACTTTGATCATCACTGTCCCTGGGTGAACAACTGCATTGGGAGGCGAAACTACCGCtacttctttctgtttctcttgtCACTGACTTTTCACATGATTGGTGTCTTCACTTTTGGCCTCATATACATCCTGCACCACATGGATGAATTATGGAAGCTGCACTGCACTGTCAC TTTGGTAGTGATCAGTATATCCGGGCTGTTTCTGATCCCTGTCCTCGGTCTCACTGGATTCCACTTGTATCTGGTATCCAGAGGACGCACCACTAATGAACAA GTAACTGGAAAGTTTCAGGGAGGAGTAAACCCTTTTACACGTGGCTGCTGTAACAACTTGGAGCATCTAGTTTGCAGTCCCATTTCTCCAAA GTACACAGCAAGGCCCTGTAGGAAAGCAGTCATCCACATTCAGCCTCCGTTTCTGAGGCCAGAAATTGACAGGCAGATGCCAGTGAAAGTCAGAGGCAACGGGATACAGAGTCTCCAGAATAAG CAAACCTCAACTGGAGCTGTCAAGCTGTCAGACATCAAACAACCGAAAACTCCACCGCCGCTGCCTCCGAAACCAGACCACGGTCTGTTGAAGAGCCAAGTAGCTGCCATGGATG ATCCAGGGCATCATAATAAAACCGTCCTTCCTGCATCTATTCCCACCGTGCCACAGCTACGACCTGTCCTTGAGGCTATATCCAGAGGATCATCGCCCGTTCCTCCAGAACAG TTGCTGAAGACATCAGATCAGCAAGGGAGTAACAAAGGTCCTGACCTCCACTCTGAGTCTAAAGGAAGCCCCGTGAGATGCAGCCAACAGGCCAGCctgcctgtccagccttccctCCAGACCAGCACTGTCTCCAGCTCGCTGCAGCTCAACTCTCTGCCGCTGAACTCCCGTTCTCTCACCCTGAAACACACCAGTCGCAGTGGCAGCAAATCCCAGCTGCCAGCCATGCATGCTGACAATTTGGAATCCAGTCCCTTGCCCGGCATCCTGTCCTCTTCCAGCCTGCTGGCCAACCacaacaccagcagcagcagcatctccTATGATAATCTCATTCCTGCAGACCCTCAGGTCATGGCTCAGAGAGGGGCCGCTCCAGTCAGCTACCCCCATCACTTTATGACCCTGGGCACAGACGGGAACCTGCAGCGGTCGCATCCTCGCACATACAGTCCCGTGTTTATGGGCATCAGCAGACAGTCTCCTCAGCCTCGAGATCCCTCACCTTCTTTGCAGGGTCTAACCTCCAGGGATGCCTCGCCTTCTTTCCAAGGTTTTATTCAAAGAGTCCCTTCTCCTGCTTTCCAAGGACTGTTGCCAAGAGACCTTGCATCCCAAAGCGTAATGTCGCGAGACGTCCCACCTCTGGGTTTGGCGATGCGAGACGCGGCTTCTCAGAGTCCTCGAGGTAGTCTTCGGGACCTCATTCCTCCAGACATGACACCTCCGCTGTCTGCTGCTGCGCGCTATGATAACTTTTCAAAAGCCATCATGGCTTCTATTCAAGAGAGACGGGAGCTGGAGGAGCGGGAGAGGATGCTCCGTCGCCCGGCCAGGACCCAGGTGCTCTTTGGCCCTGATATGGGGATCTATGACATCCCAAGCAGGAGAAGTTTACCACCGGACAACATTCGACCTCCGGGCTCCCGCGGACCAACTCCGCCGGCCTACGGCTCCAGGGAGTTTCTCATGAGTACGGGCGTCCTAGGTTACAACATCAGGACCTCACCTCTCTCCAGCTCTTCCACATCTTCTCTCACACATGGTCCAAAAACCTCCAGCTCTCCTCTGCAGAATAGCAGCAGCAGCCTACAAAGCAGGGGCAGGTCTTCCTCTCCGGCCTATTACCCTCCTGAGAGGCCGGCCCCAGGCTTCCCTTCCTCTACGTCCACCCTGCCCCGCTTTTCCTCTTCCTCAACCTCCTCTGCCCCCCTGTACGCCTCCTATGCCAACACAAAACGTTCCTCTCTCCCATACTCCGGCGAGGGGAAAGACTCTGTCACTTTGGGAgccctgaaatga
- the zdhhc8a gene encoding probable palmitoyltransferase ZDHHC8 isoform X2 has translation MLCRPFPFRAGQLYHGNLYGCWRAPNGEDEDKDDEFRAPLYKNVNVKGVQVRMKWCASCHFYRPPRCSHCSICDHCVEDFDHHCPWVNNCIGRRNYRYFFLFLLSLTFHMIGVFTFGLIYILHHMDELWKLHCTVTLVVISISGLFLIPVLGLTGFHLYLVSRGRTTNEQVTGKFQGGVNPFTRGCCNNLEHLVCSPISPKYTARPCRKAVIHIQPPFLRPEIDRQMPVKVRGNGIQSLQNKQTSTGAVKLSDIKQPKTPPPLPPKPDHGLLKSQVAAMDDPGHHNKTVLPASIPTVPQLRPVLEAISRGSSPVPPEQLLKTSDQQGSNKGPDLHSESKGSPVRCSQQASLPVQPSLQTSTVSSSLQLNSLPLNSRSLTLKHTSRSGSKSQLPAMHADNLESSPLPGILSSSSLLANHNTSSSSISYDNLIPADPQVMAQRGAAPVSYPHHFMTLGTDGNLQRSHPRTYSPVFMGISRQSPQPRDPSPSLQGLTSRDASPSFQGFIQRVPSPAFQGLLPRDLASQSVMSRDVPPLGLAMRDAASQSPRGSLRDLIPPDMTPPLSAAARYDNFSKAIMASIQERRELEERERMLRRPARTQVLFGPDMGIYDIPSRRSLPPDNIRPPGSRGPTPPAYGSREFLMSTGVLGYNIRTSPLSSSSTSSLTHGPKTSSSPLQNSSSSLQSRGRSSSPAYYPPERPAPGFPSSTSTLPRFSSSSTSSAPLYASYANTKRSSLPYSGEGKDSVTLGALK, from the exons ATGCTGTGCCGTCCTTTTCCTTTTCGTGCTGGCCAACTTTACCATGGCAACCTTTATGGATGCTGGCGTGCTCCCAATGG CGAGGATGAAGACAAGGATGATGAGTTCCGCGCTCCGCTGTACAAGAACGTGAACGTGAAGGGCGTCCAGGTGCGGATGAAGTGGTGCGCGTCCTGCCATTTCTACAGACCTCCACGCTGCTCCCACTGCAGCATCTGTGATCACTGTGTGGAG GACTTTGATCATCACTGTCCCTGGGTGAACAACTGCATTGGGAGGCGAAACTACCGCtacttctttctgtttctcttgtCACTGACTTTTCACATGATTGGTGTCTTCACTTTTGGCCTCATATACATCCTGCACCACATGGATGAATTATGGAAGCTGCACTGCACTGTCAC TTTGGTAGTGATCAGTATATCCGGGCTGTTTCTGATCCCTGTCCTCGGTCTCACTGGATTCCACTTGTATCTGGTATCCAGAGGACGCACCACTAATGAACAA GTAACTGGAAAGTTTCAGGGAGGAGTAAACCCTTTTACACGTGGCTGCTGTAACAACTTGGAGCATCTAGTTTGCAGTCCCATTTCTCCAAA GTACACAGCAAGGCCCTGTAGGAAAGCAGTCATCCACATTCAGCCTCCGTTTCTGAGGCCAGAAATTGACAGGCAGATGCCAGTGAAAGTCAGAGGCAACGGGATACAGAGTCTCCAGAATAAG CAAACCTCAACTGGAGCTGTCAAGCTGTCAGACATCAAACAACCGAAAACTCCACCGCCGCTGCCTCCGAAACCAGACCACGGTCTGTTGAAGAGCCAAGTAGCTGCCATGGATG ATCCAGGGCATCATAATAAAACCGTCCTTCCTGCATCTATTCCCACCGTGCCACAGCTACGACCTGTCCTTGAGGCTATATCCAGAGGATCATCGCCCGTTCCTCCAGAACAG TTGCTGAAGACATCAGATCAGCAAGGGAGTAACAAAGGTCCTGACCTCCACTCTGAGTCTAAAGGAAGCCCCGTGAGATGCAGCCAACAGGCCAGCctgcctgtccagccttccctCCAGACCAGCACTGTCTCCAGCTCGCTGCAGCTCAACTCTCTGCCGCTGAACTCCCGTTCTCTCACCCTGAAACACACCAGTCGCAGTGGCAGCAAATCCCAGCTGCCAGCCATGCATGCTGACAATTTGGAATCCAGTCCCTTGCCCGGCATCCTGTCCTCTTCCAGCCTGCTGGCCAACCacaacaccagcagcagcagcatctccTATGATAATCTCATTCCTGCAGACCCTCAGGTCATGGCTCAGAGAGGGGCCGCTCCAGTCAGCTACCCCCATCACTTTATGACCCTGGGCACAGACGGGAACCTGCAGCGGTCGCATCCTCGCACATACAGTCCCGTGTTTATGGGCATCAGCAGACAGTCTCCTCAGCCTCGAGATCCCTCACCTTCTTTGCAGGGTCTAACCTCCAGGGATGCCTCGCCTTCTTTCCAAGGTTTTATTCAAAGAGTCCCTTCTCCTGCTTTCCAAGGACTGTTGCCAAGAGACCTTGCATCCCAAAGCGTAATGTCGCGAGACGTCCCACCTCTGGGTTTGGCGATGCGAGACGCGGCTTCTCAGAGTCCTCGAGGTAGTCTTCGGGACCTCATTCCTCCAGACATGACACCTCCGCTGTCTGCTGCTGCGCGCTATGATAACTTTTCAAAAGCCATCATGGCTTCTATTCAAGAGAGACGGGAGCTGGAGGAGCGGGAGAGGATGCTCCGTCGCCCGGCCAGGACCCAGGTGCTCTTTGGCCCTGATATGGGGATCTATGACATCCCAAGCAGGAGAAGTTTACCACCGGACAACATTCGACCTCCGGGCTCCCGCGGACCAACTCCGCCGGCCTACGGCTCCAGGGAGTTTCTCATGAGTACGGGCGTCCTAGGTTACAACATCAGGACCTCACCTCTCTCCAGCTCTTCCACATCTTCTCTCACACATGGTCCAAAAACCTCCAGCTCTCCTCTGCAGAATAGCAGCAGCAGCCTACAAAGCAGGGGCAGGTCTTCCTCTCCGGCCTATTACCCTCCTGAGAGGCCGGCCCCAGGCTTCCCTTCCTCTACGTCCACCCTGCCCCGCTTTTCCTCTTCCTCAACCTCCTCTGCCCCCCTGTACGCCTCCTATGCCAACACAAAACGTTCCTCTCTCCCATACTCCGGCGAGGGGAAAGACTCTGTCACTTTGGGAgccctgaaatga